The Brassica oleracea var. oleracea cultivar TO1000 chromosome C6, BOL, whole genome shotgun sequence genome includes a region encoding these proteins:
- the LOC106298814 gene encoding uncharacterized protein LOC106298814 isoform X2 has product MIRRRRLLTEAAIAGKVQAMEKNQKKGHNKKGFNLKKHKKADPRQTNKGVNDEKPVLFQLGSIAMVSDARLKADPEITNSIPASPSLSSSSSSGNNNAKERKLSELQSSSNTFGSQVSGVTHASSVEPALLSSPSVQLMDREGSDQVSQRNSLPILERSLSAVSNDSLFSLSIGDNGITRDELFSYRDFKAGELLKSSELLSFCPSVDVPVDSSDIGKSFDLEDKASELLGSDSDDKSSTSEVSWRNLGDNSDEAPSSTQSVSSPITKKKKKKKKVKKKNTQQQKKRCSWLCCKDTGPCFSCCQWPNCDYDLSCCKRLKYCLCCCGLPQCCFSSCSLFFCCCSSSSKKLIDDEIAMQKPQKAEVKTSHKWFCCFPCCAS; this is encoded by the exons ATGAT ACGGAGGAGAAGACTACTAACGGAGGCAGCCATTGCCGGTAAAGTACAAG CAATGGAAAAGAATCAGAAGAAAGGACACAATAAAAAGGGTTTTAATCTAAAGAAGCATAAAAAAGCTGATCCAAGACAAACCAACAAAGGAGTGAACGATGAGAAGCCTGTTCTGTTCCAGTTGGGGAGCATTGCTATGGTTAGTGATGCTCGTCTCAAGGCAGATCCAGAGATCACCAACAGCATACCTGCATCTCCTTCCTTGTCTTCATCATCTTCTTCAGGGAATAACAATGCAAAAGAAAGGAAACTATCAGAGTTACAAAGTTCATCAAACACATTTGGGTCACAAGTCTCTGGTGTGACTCATGCATCATCAGTAGAGCCTGCGCTTCTTTCGTCGCCTTCTGTTCAGTTGATGGATAGAGAAGGATCTGACCAAGTTTCTCAGCGAAACTCTTTACCGATCTTGGAGAGAAGCTTGAGCGCGGTCTCGAATGATTCTCTGTTTAGTCTCAGCATAGGTGATAACGGAATAACAAGAGATGAGTTGTTTAGTTACCGTGACTTCAAGGCTGGAGAGCTTTTGAAATCTAGTGAGCTATTGTCTTTCTGCCCTTCTGTCGATGTTCCTGTTGACTCTTCCGATATTGGTAAGAGCTTTGATTTGGAGGACAAAGCTAGTGAGTTGTTAGGAAGTGACAGTGATGATAAGTCGTCAACCTCGGAGGTATCGTGGAGGAACCTTGGTGATAACTCAGACGAAGCGCCAAGCAGCACGCAGTCAGTTTCATCTCCAAT AACAAAAAAGAAGAAGAAGAAAAAGAAGGTGAAGAAAAAGAATACACAGCAGCAGAAGAAGAGATGTTCTTGGTTGTGTTGCAAGGACACTGGACCGTGCTTCTCTTGTTGCCAGTGGCCAAATTGTGATTACGACCTCTCTTGTTGCAAGCGTCTAAAATATTGTTTGTGCTGCTGCGGACTGCCCCAATGTTGCTTCTCTTCTTGTAGCTTGTTCTTTTGCTGCTGTTCCAG TTCTTCAAAGAAGTTGATAGATGATGAGATAGCTATGCAGAAACCACAGAAGGCAGAGGTTAAAACATCTCATAAATGGTTCTGTTGCTTTCCTTGTTGTGCTTCTTAG
- the LOC106296391 gene encoding PLASMODESMATA CALLOSE-BINDING PROTEIN 4: MSVLLPLCLVLSMITYSNAAYCVCKDGNEQVLQKAIDYACGAGADCSQIQQNGACFQPNTVKNHCDVAVNSYYQKKASSGATCDFNGAAVISSSPPSTASSCLTGSSSSGTPSTGTPTTGTPSTGTPTTGTPSTGTPTTGTPSTGTPTTGTPSTGTPTTGTPTSGFPSTGTPSTGMPNSGTPANGMPTSSSSSVFPGTTLGPTGSGGFGDPNAGEKISVRTNTAFFLLTGLAIMLVV; encoded by the exons ATGTCGGTTTTACTTCCTCTGTGTCTGGTTCTCTCCATGATTACCTATTCAA ATGCTGCGTATTGTGTATGCAAAGACGGGAACGAGCAAGTGCTTCAGAAAGCCATAGACTACGCATGTGGAGCAGGAGCTGACTGCTCTCAGATCCAGCAGAACGGAGCTTGTTTCCAGCCTAACACCGTCAAAAACCACTGCGACGTCGCCGTCAACAGTTACTACCAGAAGAAAGCTTCCTCCGGTGCCACCTGTGACTTTAACGGCGCCGCCGTTATCTCTAGCTCCCCTCCGTCAA CTGCTTCAAGCTGTTTAACTGGTTCCAG CTCTAGTGGGACCCCGTCCACTGGGACTCCCACCACAGGAACCCCAAGCACTGGAACACCAACCACAGGAACCCCAAGCACTGGGACACCAACCACAGGAACCCCAAGCACTGGGACACCAACCACCGGGACCCCAAGCACTGGGACACCAACCACCGGGACTCCAACCAGTGGCTTCCCATCCACCGGGACTCCTTCCACTGGGATGCCAAATTCCGGCACGCCAGCAAACGGAATGCCAACTTCGTCTTCATCTTCTGTGTTCCCTGGCACTACTCTTGGACCGACCGGGAGCGGCGGATTCGGCGATCCGAACGCTGGAGAGAAGATCTCAGTCCGAACTAACACTGCCTTCTTCTTACTAACCGGTTTAGCTATTATGCTTGTGGTTTAA
- the LOC106298814 gene encoding uncharacterized protein LOC106298814 isoform X1 produces MLLGSSGRLWILLLLSLTSIRRRRLLTEAAIAGKVQAMEKNQKKGHNKKGFNLKKHKKADPRQTNKGVNDEKPVLFQLGSIAMVSDARLKADPEITNSIPASPSLSSSSSSGNNNAKERKLSELQSSSNTFGSQVSGVTHASSVEPALLSSPSVQLMDREGSDQVSQRNSLPILERSLSAVSNDSLFSLSIGDNGITRDELFSYRDFKAGELLKSSELLSFCPSVDVPVDSSDIGKSFDLEDKASELLGSDSDDKSSTSEVSWRNLGDNSDEAPSSTQSVSSPITKKKKKKKKVKKKNTQQQKKRCSWLCCKDTGPCFSCCQWPNCDYDLSCCKRLKYCLCCCGLPQCCFSSCSLFFCCCSSSSKKLIDDEIAMQKPQKAEVKTSHKWFCCFPCCAS; encoded by the exons ATGCTGCTGGGCTCATCTGGCAGGCTATGGATTTTGTTATTGTTGTCTCTAACGTCCAT ACGGAGGAGAAGACTACTAACGGAGGCAGCCATTGCCGGTAAAGTACAAG CAATGGAAAAGAATCAGAAGAAAGGACACAATAAAAAGGGTTTTAATCTAAAGAAGCATAAAAAAGCTGATCCAAGACAAACCAACAAAGGAGTGAACGATGAGAAGCCTGTTCTGTTCCAGTTGGGGAGCATTGCTATGGTTAGTGATGCTCGTCTCAAGGCAGATCCAGAGATCACCAACAGCATACCTGCATCTCCTTCCTTGTCTTCATCATCTTCTTCAGGGAATAACAATGCAAAAGAAAGGAAACTATCAGAGTTACAAAGTTCATCAAACACATTTGGGTCACAAGTCTCTGGTGTGACTCATGCATCATCAGTAGAGCCTGCGCTTCTTTCGTCGCCTTCTGTTCAGTTGATGGATAGAGAAGGATCTGACCAAGTTTCTCAGCGAAACTCTTTACCGATCTTGGAGAGAAGCTTGAGCGCGGTCTCGAATGATTCTCTGTTTAGTCTCAGCATAGGTGATAACGGAATAACAAGAGATGAGTTGTTTAGTTACCGTGACTTCAAGGCTGGAGAGCTTTTGAAATCTAGTGAGCTATTGTCTTTCTGCCCTTCTGTCGATGTTCCTGTTGACTCTTCCGATATTGGTAAGAGCTTTGATTTGGAGGACAAAGCTAGTGAGTTGTTAGGAAGTGACAGTGATGATAAGTCGTCAACCTCGGAGGTATCGTGGAGGAACCTTGGTGATAACTCAGACGAAGCGCCAAGCAGCACGCAGTCAGTTTCATCTCCAAT AACAAAAAAGAAGAAGAAGAAAAAGAAGGTGAAGAAAAAGAATACACAGCAGCAGAAGAAGAGATGTTCTTGGTTGTGTTGCAAGGACACTGGACCGTGCTTCTCTTGTTGCCAGTGGCCAAATTGTGATTACGACCTCTCTTGTTGCAAGCGTCTAAAATATTGTTTGTGCTGCTGCGGACTGCCCCAATGTTGCTTCTCTTCTTGTAGCTTGTTCTTTTGCTGCTGTTCCAG TTCTTCAAAGAAGTTGATAGATGATGAGATAGCTATGCAGAAACCACAGAAGGCAGAGGTTAAAACATCTCATAAATGGTTCTGTTGCTTTCCTTGTTGTGCTTCTTAG
- the LOC106297195 gene encoding probable WRKY transcription factor 57 produces MTDPEDPDLSNEDSAWRQLTAPDSVFFDRDTSNILSDFGWNLHASSSDNHHNLRFDPCLPPTSTVPSPVTTTSTPDPIPASSRSSTVAAAAASVVSTSNNPSATSSSSEDPTDNSTPKTPETPKKEKKQAQKRIRQPRFAFMTKSDVDNLEDGYRWRKYGQKAVKNSPFPRSYYRCTNSRCTVKKRVERSSEDPSIVITTYEGQHCHQTIGFPRGGILTAHDPHNFTSHHHNLPLPLPNPYYYEDLHQLHRDSTSSPRLLPQSTTEDGPAAVSSINPSEEGLLGDIVPQTMRNP; encoded by the exons ATGACCGATCCTGAAGATCCCGATCTGAGCAACGAAGACTCCGCTTGGAGACAACTAACAGCTCCAGATTCTGTCTTTTTCGACAGAGACACTTCCAATATCCTCTCTGACTTTGGCTGGAACCTCCACGCTTCTTCCTCCGACAATCATCACAATCTCCGTTTCGATCCCTGTTTACCACCAACCTCCACTGTCCCATCTCCCGTCACCACCACATCAACGCCTGACCCCATTCCAGCTTCTTCCCGTTCCTCAACCGTCGCCGCCGCCGCTGCTTCTGTTGTCTCGACCTCTAATAATCCTTCGGCTACCTCCAGTTCAAGCGAGGATCCAACGGATAACTCAACCCCGAAAACACCGGAGACACC AAAGAAGGAGAAGAAGCAGGCTCAGAAGCGGATCCGGCAACCAAGATTCGCATTCATGACCAAGAGTGATGTAGATAATCTTGAAGATGGATATCGATGGCGTAAGTATGGACAGAAAGCTGTCAAAAATAGCCCATTTCCAAG GAGCTACTATAGATGCACGAACAGCAGATGCACAGTGAAGAAGAGAGTGGAACGATCATCTGAAGATCCATCGATAGTAATCACAACATACGAAGGACAACATTGTCACCAAACTATTGGATTCCCTCGTGGCGGAATCCTCACAGCTCACGACCCTCATAATTTTACATCCCATCATCATAATCTCCCTCTTCCATTGCCAAATCCTTATTACTACGAAGACCTCCATCAACTTCACAGAGACAGTACATCTTCACCGCGGTTATTACCCCAGTCTACTACTGAAGATGGACCTGCTGCAGTGTCGTCTATTAATCCATCAGAAGAAGGCCTACTTGGTGATATTGTACCTCAAACCATGCGCAATCCTTGA
- the LOC106298814 gene encoding uncharacterized protein LOC106298814 isoform X3, with protein sequence MEKNQKKGHNKKGFNLKKHKKADPRQTNKGVNDEKPVLFQLGSIAMVSDARLKADPEITNSIPASPSLSSSSSSGNNNAKERKLSELQSSSNTFGSQVSGVTHASSVEPALLSSPSVQLMDREGSDQVSQRNSLPILERSLSAVSNDSLFSLSIGDNGITRDELFSYRDFKAGELLKSSELLSFCPSVDVPVDSSDIGKSFDLEDKASELLGSDSDDKSSTSEVSWRNLGDNSDEAPSSTQSVSSPITKKKKKKKKVKKKNTQQQKKRCSWLCCKDTGPCFSCCQWPNCDYDLSCCKRLKYCLCCCGLPQCCFSSCSLFFCCCSSSSKKLIDDEIAMQKPQKAEVKTSHKWFCCFPCCAS encoded by the exons ATGGAAAAGAATCAGAAGAAAGGACACAATAAAAAGGGTTTTAATCTAAAGAAGCATAAAAAAGCTGATCCAAGACAAACCAACAAAGGAGTGAACGATGAGAAGCCTGTTCTGTTCCAGTTGGGGAGCATTGCTATGGTTAGTGATGCTCGTCTCAAGGCAGATCCAGAGATCACCAACAGCATACCTGCATCTCCTTCCTTGTCTTCATCATCTTCTTCAGGGAATAACAATGCAAAAGAAAGGAAACTATCAGAGTTACAAAGTTCATCAAACACATTTGGGTCACAAGTCTCTGGTGTGACTCATGCATCATCAGTAGAGCCTGCGCTTCTTTCGTCGCCTTCTGTTCAGTTGATGGATAGAGAAGGATCTGACCAAGTTTCTCAGCGAAACTCTTTACCGATCTTGGAGAGAAGCTTGAGCGCGGTCTCGAATGATTCTCTGTTTAGTCTCAGCATAGGTGATAACGGAATAACAAGAGATGAGTTGTTTAGTTACCGTGACTTCAAGGCTGGAGAGCTTTTGAAATCTAGTGAGCTATTGTCTTTCTGCCCTTCTGTCGATGTTCCTGTTGACTCTTCCGATATTGGTAAGAGCTTTGATTTGGAGGACAAAGCTAGTGAGTTGTTAGGAAGTGACAGTGATGATAAGTCGTCAACCTCGGAGGTATCGTGGAGGAACCTTGGTGATAACTCAGACGAAGCGCCAAGCAGCACGCAGTCAGTTTCATCTCCAAT AACAAAAAAGAAGAAGAAGAAAAAGAAGGTGAAGAAAAAGAATACACAGCAGCAGAAGAAGAGATGTTCTTGGTTGTGTTGCAAGGACACTGGACCGTGCTTCTCTTGTTGCCAGTGGCCAAATTGTGATTACGACCTCTCTTGTTGCAAGCGTCTAAAATATTGTTTGTGCTGCTGCGGACTGCCCCAATGTTGCTTCTCTTCTTGTAGCTTGTTCTTTTGCTGCTGTTCCAG TTCTTCAAAGAAGTTGATAGATGATGAGATAGCTATGCAGAAACCACAGAAGGCAGAGGTTAAAACATCTCATAAATGGTTCTGTTGCTTTCCTTGTTGTGCTTCTTAG